The Juglans regia cultivar Chandler chromosome 1, Walnut 2.0, whole genome shotgun sequence nucleotide sequence AGGTACTGGTGATATTTTCATGAACCTACAACATTTTGTGGTTTTCATTTTCTAGAAAATTATGGCAATGCCTAATCACTTGTAtcaaatgatttgtaaaaattttaaattctaaatctACAAGCtccataatatatacatatatattatacgtgCATGGAgaaaacttttattaatatatgaagttaAACGAATTCATATTAATCGCTAGGGGTGTATAGGAACTGATAGAATTGGCAAGGAATCGATTAGACCGGCTGTCGAAGTACGAAATTGGCTGGAACCGGTTGGCGGGTGAGAGGATTTGAGGAAAAATCAATATTTGTGGTTCGGCACCGGTTTGAACCCTAGGAAACCATTGAACCGGCCGatccggttttttttttttttaatatatgtatataaaaccgCGAAACTGGCCTagaagttaaaaatatatataatagaacgGTGCCTCCTGTTTCAAAATGGATTAATAACCTcctttcttcttgttctttttcaccgtgtcttcttcttcctcaattCCTCTCTCGTCTACAGCTTTCTTCTAAACTCCCATGGCAGACGATCGATGGCGTGacatgtcttcttcttcctcagttTCTCATCTTTTACAGAAGATCTGACGATAGACCAAAGACAGCACCGATGCACGTTGAGATTAATATGATCGGTTTTTTCTTCCCAATCGATCGTTTCAACCGGTTTAATAGACTCATGATAGACATTGGTGGAATCTCAGTTTGGTACTAAAATCGACGCTGAACCCATCAGTGTATAGCCTTATTAATAGCCTCTAGTACTTGTAataatgatgaagaagaaagtaattgttcttttcattcattctttgTCGGTATTAgatgtaaataattattattttttttaataaaaaacaagatTAAATGTGAGACAaattgttctaaaaaataataaacttatttggAATCTGGTACGTGGCAATCTAGGTCGCTAGCTAGTAGCTATAATGGTTTTGAAAATGTGTAGTTATGATTTATGGCAAATACATAACTAGCTAGTgaggagaaaggaaaaatgatgATGCTCATTAACTAAATgcaagcaatatatatatatatatatatatatatatatatatgatgctctTTTATGTGTTGTATTGATCGATGTAAATTGTAATCAAGTACTCTTAATTCACATGTCCAGAGAATTGGGACATGAGATTGATGAGCAGGCAACATTTCcagtgttattattattattgtttttttggttttcaagAAGCCCGTAAACATCAGTTTCTGACTTTTAATTTGtccatcttaatttgttgaCACCATGCAGTACCGTAACTAAAATGGAAGACTTTGGCACATGAGGTTTGCCCTTAATCATGTCTTGTGCCGCACATCTCGTCATGACAGGATCgaagcttattatatatatataaatataaatatatatacggTGCCATTGTTAACATACCATATCATTGTTGAGCATTTTATCAGATAAATGCTTTTATCTATaaagaaatctcataaaaataaatttataaattgacgtggtttAAAATACgtaatacattagattataaattacatatacttatcatgtaaaatttaattttatagaatcaATTTATGACCATAGCAATTCTCCTTGTGAAGGAGAAATAGGTAGGAGCATACACTCGTGCGGTTATTTATAATCACTATATACAAAGAACAGTGTTAGCTATTGCTAAGGGTATCAGTTCATCGATCGAGAGGCCTTTTGGGCTGGCTCTCACCTCATTATATATGCAAGTATTGGGCTCACCTCAACATCAGGACTGTTTGGGCTTCTCGCGATGACCTACCTGCAGTTCAAACTTAACCTGTTTCAAATTTAGATCGAGGAATGAGTAGTTGTTTGACCAAAAGAAGAAGTcgaaaataaatagagagaatGAATAGGAAGGGCTGCGTTTGaccatgcatgctagctagctgcatgatAGGAGATGGTTCAGGGAATTTGCAATTAGATATGTGTCAGAATCTTCTCCCAAGACAAAGCACGTAGTACGTGTACAGCAAATTAAGCTGCTACTGGCCCTTCAACGGGAGCATCATCATCTCCTCCAAGACAAACCACGTACGTTAAATATCCCTAGAGCTCTTCAAAACTTGGTGTAATTACCCACCCAAACTATATACAGGTGGTTATAACTACAAGTCCCCTAGCTCCCCACCCCAAAATCATGAATGGCTGATATAtgcaccctctctctctctctctctctatatatatatatatatattattttttaatattattattattttaaaatttaaaaagttgaattatttattatattttatgtaaaaatttaaaaaaattataataataagatgagatgaaataaaaccgtttctatatttaaaaagacctgaatgataatattaaaaaaaaaaaaaagaatatttatattttattttattcttcaacgGGCCGACAATTTTAAGAAATTCCTACATAGCTCCTCAAATAGGCCCAAGACACAGAGAGTTCAGTGGTTCGCGTAATTTCTAGACCGATATTCATAACGAGTGGCGGGCACtgctttaaaataaaaattagtaagCGAAGCAAAAATATCGCAgagttctctctttctctcaggAACTAGAGCCGTTCCCTCGTCGTGATTGCAGAGGCAGTAATCGTTGGCCGGCATGACTCTTCAAGCTCAAGCCTCGTCGTCCTCTTTCGCCGTTGGCATTCCGTCGTTCACGTCTCCTCTCGGAGGCTCTCGCCACCGCCTCGTCGTTCGAGCCAAAGGTAACCAGGAcctctaaatattatttctcttgatTAATTGCTTGGAATAATTCATTCAATTTTTGCATCAAAACTCGCACTGAATTTGACTTTGTTTTCTGCTATAAGCATAACCTAGAGGCCCCAAACCATCATTTCTGGAAGCCTTGAGAACGTGCTGTGCTGTAATTGAATCTGATTAACACTGATTCGAATTGGTTTGTTCTTTCAGTGGAACCTTCAGATAAGTCTGTTGAGATAATGAGGAAGTTCTCCGAGCAGTATGCTCGGAAGTCCGGAACATACTTCTGTGTGGACAAGGGAGTGACTTCTGTTGTTATCAAGGTATATCTGGATCGGATTTGCCACACTTTTGTGAcaattaatattgaatttgtgattttttttatcatatatgtACGAAACTCTTTGGTGGAAATTGGGTAGGAATCATAAGCTTCCTCaacctggtttttttttttttatttaaaaaaaaaaaaagatcacaaATGGTTGATTTATGTTGTTCCTCAAATTTACCTGCAGTAGCTTACTTTCTGgtcaattgaaaataatttttctggtGTAAATATTACTAAATGGATTCTAAACTATTGTACTATTCTACTCTGGAGAAATTGCTTTTGAACCTTATTGCTTATCTATGAGTTTGCTCTCCTCTAGTTAAAAGTTTTAATGTCTCGACATGTTCATGTTCAGGCCTTTTTTTGGCTTGTCTATAAGGGTCATCAATTTGTAGGAGTTTAGCATCCCCTTTTAATTTTCATGTGTTGATTTCCTCTGCCATCTGATGTCCGTTGACGTCCAAacgtttttaataaaattctatcagATGGTTTTGAATGATGCGAGGGAGaagaatatatcaaattatagtCTGTTTTTCATCTCCCAGATTTCGGTATGTTTTGTTAAGTGTTGGAGCAATTCATGATCAAAACATTAGCTCATACCATGTGTATATACATGCGGATGGGGATatctgtatgtatatatatgtatctatatattatttttaggaaaGAATGTTATGGATTCATATCTATATCTTATCCATCTCTTAGAAATTAGGCGGAATGAAGAATATGTTGAGTTTTCTTTATTAGTCAGATATAAGTTGTAGACTGATGCACAGTTGTGACCTTGTCTGATGGTTGGTGAGAACAGATATTGctaatatttagatttttcctGAATAAGAATGCACACAATTAAATATGATAGTCTTTTCCAATCGGATTTTTAATATTGAACTCACTGTGCTATTTTCtacttttctatatttttctctttatattGTGTTTATCTTTTTGTTAGTTTGTCAAATGTCATTTTGTGtattacatgtaaaaaaattcaCCTGCATATTTACTCAGGGATTGGCTGACCACAAAGATTCATTGGGTgcaccactttgcccttgccgGTAAATATTTGCtcttttattcttgtttttccttgatatttttctctttgtaCTATCTGTCCGGTGGAATTCCTAACTGGATCATGAGTTCCATATCGGGTTATATTAATCCAGATCATAATCCATGCATGCGCCTATTTTTTATCAGGCATTACGATGACAAACCTGCTGAGGCTGGGCAGGGGTTCTGGAACTGTCCATGTGTCCCTATGAGAGAAAGGtagagatgtttttattattttgaaatcaaATGCAACAAATTAACtgacatattttctttttgattgtTGTGGATTTGGATTTAACATAGTTGAAATCCTTATGACCATAATTGTGCCCATGCTCATTATGAGTTTTTCATGGATGATTGTTTGCTGTTGCCAAACGTCTaataaagaaatcaaaattaTACTTTGCAAGCGTTTGTCATACAATATCGGAGCTTCATGGCCACtgatatatttgaatttttcttgaaaggaattttgaaattgaataagCTGCTATGGTTCATTTGTGAGCTATCCTTAATCTTCTGGCCAGTGAGGACAAggg carries:
- the LOC108992882 gene encoding ferredoxin-thioredoxin reductase catalytic chain, chloroplastic; translated protein: MTLQAQASSSSFAVGIPSFTSPLGGSRHRLVVRAKVEPSDKSVEIMRKFSEQYARKSGTYFCVDKGVTSVVIKGLADHKDSLGAPLCPCRHYDDKPAEAGQGFWNCPCVPMRERKECHCMLFLTPDNDFAGKEQTISLEEIRESTANM